One genomic segment of Caldisericota bacterium includes these proteins:
- the tyrS gene encoding tyrosine--tRNA ligase, with product MITSLKKIKDGVVEIISVDELKKRLASGKKLRIKLGADPTAPDLHLGHYIVLRKLRNFQELGHTVIFIIGDFTALIGDPSEQSKTRPPLSREQIEENAKTYFEQVFKILDKDKTKIHFNSEWLSKISLEQLIRIASKFTIARILERDDFLKRYESGTPIFFHEFFYPVMQAYDSVAIKADVELGGTDQKFNLLMGRKLQESMNMVPQIAITMPILRGTDGIKKMSKSLKNYIGITENPGTMFGKVMSIPDTLISEYYSLILQKPEKETKEIDKIIQDGKENPMKLKMQLAREIVTLFHSQEDANIAEENFKNIFSKKEMPKNMEELNISKFIRDGKVNIVAMLNEKGIVKSKSDAKRLIKQGGIQINGEKVKDFKNTIPLKKGDVLKIGKLKFFRIII from the coding sequence ATGATAACTTCATTAAAAAAGATAAAAGACGGAGTAGTAGAAATTATCAGCGTAGATGAACTTAAAAAACGGCTAGCAAGTGGGAAAAAACTCAGGATAAAGCTTGGAGCAGATCCAACCGCACCAGACCTTCACCTCGGCCACTATATTGTACTGAGAAAACTTAGAAATTTTCAAGAATTAGGACATACAGTCATATTCATTATAGGAGATTTTACAGCATTAATAGGTGACCCTTCCGAGCAATCCAAAACACGCCCCCCGCTTTCCAGGGAACAGATAGAAGAAAATGCAAAAACATATTTTGAACAAGTGTTTAAAATTCTTGATAAGGATAAAACAAAAATCCACTTTAATTCCGAATGGCTATCAAAAATCTCACTTGAACAATTGATTCGTATCGCATCAAAATTCACTATTGCAAGAATTTTGGAAAGAGATGATTTCTTAAAAAGGTATGAATCAGGCACCCCTATTTTCTTTCACGAGTTCTTCTATCCGGTAATGCAAGCATATGATTCTGTTGCCATAAAAGCAGATGTAGAGCTAGGTGGAACTGACCAAAAATTTAATTTGCTGATGGGCCGGAAACTACAAGAATCAATGAATATGGTGCCACAAATCGCAATCACTATGCCAATCTTACGGGGAACAGACGGAATAAAAAAAATGAGTAAAAGTCTCAAAAACTACATAGGGATAACAGAAAATCCTGGTACAATGTTTGGAAAAGTGATGTCCATACCAGACACATTAATATCAGAATATTATTCTCTTATCCTGCAGAAACCAGAAAAGGAAACAAAAGAAATAGACAAAATTATACAAGATGGAAAAGAAAATCCAATGAAGCTAAAAATGCAGCTTGCAAGAGAAATTGTAACTTTATTTCACTCGCAAGAAGATGCAAACATAGCAGAAGAAAATTTTAAAAATATCTTCAGTAAAAAAGAAATGCCCAAGAATATGGAAGAACTCAACATATCAAAATTCATCCGAGATGGCAAAGTAAATATTGTAGCAATGCTTAATGAAAAAGGTATTGTAAAATCAAAATCAGATGCAAAAAGACTTATCAAGCAGGGAGGAATACAGATAAACGGAGAAAAAGTAAAAGACTTTAAAAACACGATACCATTAAAAAAAGGGGACGTACTAAAAATAGGCAAATTAAAATTTTTCAGAATCATAATATAA